One Helicobacter sp. MIT 05-5293 genomic region harbors:
- a CDS encoding CDP-archaeol synthase, whose translation MSNYNEKNDLEKPNQSSESTDTQADSTLQTPHTQNLKEKLLSDRPRFITAIVLIAILVVVLSIDYPPLTCAILAGFCVVGVKEALNLYKLESAPHYYIATIFIWVLAYFNESPIESCFVVLLIYASYLAYTKSIQLKALLVFVYPVLPFLTIWALYRDAGGAGVWVIIWLIVIVALTDIGAYFGGKAFGKTPFCPTSPKKTLEGVICGVACGVIVGSIIGIGTCGGFLPSVLITLAVSIASVFGDLFESYLKREADVKDSGTIFPGHGGVLDRFDAIFFGAIIMHFLLFFLPGYRDVFIPF comes from the coding sequence TTGAGCAATTACAACGAAAAAAATGATTTAGAAAAACCTAATCAATCATCAGAATCCACTGACACACAAGCAGATTCGACATTGCAAACTCCGCATACACAGAATCTCAAAGAGAAACTCTTGTCTGACCGACCACGATTTATCACAGCCATTGTGCTTATTGCAATACTTGTTGTTGTCTTAAGTATTGATTATCCACCGCTAACTTGTGCTATCCTCGCTGGATTTTGCGTTGTCGGTGTCAAGGAGGCTTTGAATCTCTACAAACTTGAATCTGCTCCGCATTATTATATTGCGACAATCTTTATTTGGGTTTTGGCATATTTTAATGAATCACCCATAGAATCATGCTTTGTTGTGTTACTCATTTATGCTTCTTATTTAGCTTATACCAAATCGATTCAGTTGAAAGCTTTACTTGTATTCGTTTATCCTGTATTGCCCTTTTTAACTATTTGGGCACTTTATCGTGATGCTGGAGGTGCTGGTGTGTGGGTAATCATTTGGCTGATTGTCATTGTCGCTTTAACCGACATTGGCGCATACTTTGGCGGAAAAGCATTTGGCAAAACACCCTTTTGCCCTACTTCACCTAAAAAAACTCTTGAAGGCGTTATTTGTGGCGTAGCGTGTGGTGTGATTGTAGGCTCTATCATTGGTATTGGCACTTGCGGTGGATTCTTGCCTTCTGTGTTAATCACCCTTGCAGTATCTATCGCATCTGTCTTTGGGGATTTGTTTGAAAGTTATCTCAAACGCGAAGCAGATGTAAAAGATAGTGGCACGATATTTCCCGGACATGGAGGTGTGCTTGATCGATTTGATGCAATATTTTTTGGTGCGATTATAATGCACTTTTTACTTTTCTTTTTGCCCGGTTATAGAGATGTCTTTATCCCATTTTGA
- a CDS encoding Na/Pi symporter: protein MFQKYLIPICILALVYFVSTSEALTSVSAGLAILLFGMLSLGNGFRSFNGGFLENLLTHSTSNAIKSVTFGTIATAIMQSSSLVSVLSISFVSAGLLTLGQSIGVMFGANLGNSAGSWVIAGVSGMKISALALPLIVGGVLFNFQSNKTSKGLGQIFIGIGFFFLGVSYIKEGFEEYQSIVDFAKYSMDGLEGILLFVGLGALMTAIVQSSHATLTVIISALATGSITFDNAIAATLGTSVGGVVTALIASLSTNIDGKRLAVANCIFNFGIAILVIITFDYFVIATHFISRVVGLSEDSVLKIAVFHTLFNFVAVVLLLPLIPKIANLLTHIIKQEDTQVDKPLYINSSIIQYPDTAMLALTHEVQHLYQNAFELIAHALGFSREDILSDKNMDEVIKAKIWAKEDVDIEIFYLKKIKVLFNAILEFTTKVQAHTQDEEYIRKFANLTASSRYIVEAIKNMELLQPNLKKNSLSKNKLLSSEYNTLRVNLAMLLREIGEINLDQQIHPEEAIIKLKGTKKAFKKIDKESLFEIESMLSKKEINVASGTSLLNAIGFSHNIAKYLANSIIQIQKSKIDEQEAITPQDINKS, encoded by the coding sequence ATGTTTCAAAAATACCTTATACCTATTTGTATCCTTGCTTTAGTTTATTTTGTCTCCACAAGCGAAGCTCTTACGAGTGTGAGTGCGGGACTTGCCATCTTACTTTTTGGTATGCTAAGCTTAGGGAACGGATTCCGCTCTTTCAATGGGGGATTCTTAGAGAATCTTCTCACCCATTCCACAAGCAATGCTATCAAAAGTGTTACTTTTGGGACAATTGCTACTGCTATTATGCAAAGCTCCTCGTTGGTGTCAGTGCTTTCTATCTCATTCGTCTCTGCAGGACTTCTCACACTTGGACAAAGCATCGGTGTGATGTTTGGTGCAAATCTCGGGAACAGTGCGGGATCATGGGTGATTGCAGGGGTAAGTGGAATGAAAATTTCCGCTTTAGCCCTTCCGCTTATTGTAGGTGGTGTGCTTTTCAACTTCCAAAGTAACAAAACTTCCAAAGGATTGGGACAAATTTTTATCGGTATTGGATTCTTCTTTCTCGGTGTTTCTTATATCAAGGAAGGCTTTGAAGAATATCAATCCATTGTGGATTTTGCTAAATATTCAATGGACGGCTTAGAGGGAATCTTGCTCTTTGTAGGACTAGGAGCTTTGATGACTGCTATTGTCCAAAGCTCCCACGCGACACTCACGGTTATTATTTCTGCACTTGCTACAGGAAGCATTACTTTTGACAACGCTATTGCGGCGACATTGGGAACAAGTGTCGGTGGTGTGGTAACAGCCCTCATTGCATCACTTAGCACTAATATTGATGGTAAGCGGCTCGCTGTTGCCAATTGTATCTTTAACTTTGGCATTGCCATTCTTGTCATTATCACTTTTGATTACTTTGTCATTGCGACACATTTTATTTCTCGCGTGGTTGGATTGAGCGAAGATAGTGTATTGAAAATTGCTGTTTTCCATACATTATTTAACTTTGTAGCAGTCGTTTTACTCTTACCGCTCATTCCTAAAATCGCTAATTTACTCACACACATTATCAAGCAAGAAGACACGCAGGTTGATAAGCCTCTCTATATCAACAGCAGCATTATCCAATACCCCGATACTGCTATGCTTGCCCTTACACACGAAGTGCAACACCTTTACCAAAATGCCTTTGAGCTTATTGCGCATGCGCTTGGATTCTCACGAGAAGATATTTTAAGTGATAAAAATATGGACGAAGTCATCAAAGCAAAAATATGGGCAAAAGAAGATGTAGATATTGAGATCTTCTATCTCAAAAAAATTAAGGTGCTTTTTAATGCTATTTTAGAATTCACAACTAAAGTCCAAGCTCACACACAAGATGAAGAATATATCCGCAAATTTGCTAATCTCACCGCATCATCACGATATATTGTCGAAGCGATCAAAAATATGGAACTTCTCCAACCTAACCTTAAAAAGAATAGTCTTTCTAAAAACAAACTACTCTCAAGTGAATACAATACTTTGAGAGTGAATCTAGCAATGCTTTTAAGAGAGATTGGGGAAATTAACCTTGATCAGCAAATCCACCCAGAAGAAGCTATCATCAAACTTAAAGGCACAAAAAAAGCCTTTAAGAAAATTGATAAAGAATCACTTTTTGAGATAGAATCCATGCTTAGCAAAAAAGAGATCAATGTTGCAAGCGGCACTTCATTGCTCAATGCTATTGGATTCAGTCATAATATTGCTAAATATCTTGCGAATTCAATCATTCAGATTCAAAAAAGCAAGATTGATGAACAAGAAGCCATTACACCGCAAGATATTAACAAATCATAA
- a CDS encoding outer membrane family protein yields MKKILYSSVSIALLANIANAFDYNVGGTAQTFTKVGFNNQSYNSSTGAAPTESFTTIFAQLNLNADLGSGFRFGLGGSIGGLAFDSTRNNIIAGQEFSAVQTSYYGYAYDKNTMQNYMIQNAFLEYLYNDRIYFRLGRYESGTAGANHNQKVGEYFSGYTQGAEGYIRLGITRIWGFWSNRRGFAYDEFFNDFYRVHGVDKNGNGRQTYAAGIDFNTTKFTASLFSYGVTGKVVAPGISLTYDTNPDFAFRGLRSITKIRTIVPMALGLEGEFWGESASVRQNQWRGIEKTTATLYIEQKFDLSKFNFGAGYYQNFGNANAHIGTWGNPLLSTIDIWTASAYDIGQALSDIVGKDAITGYGFVGGDYNVFHWKIIARGTKSERSDEQSVGLSLNYRIRDDLFIGGKIEWFSDTTKAGYSPIAGYAGENAGVLSKNRTDDRSHAFFYIHHHF; encoded by the coding sequence ATGAAGAAAATCTTATATTCGAGTGTAAGCATTGCACTACTAGCAAATATAGCAAATGCGTTTGATTATAATGTGGGTGGCACGGCGCAAACTTTCACAAAAGTCGGATTCAACAATCAAAGCTACAACTCATCTACAGGTGCAGCTCCTACAGAAAGTTTTACAACTATTTTTGCACAGCTCAATCTCAATGCAGATTTAGGCAGCGGTTTTCGATTTGGTTTAGGTGGCTCAATTGGAGGATTAGCCTTTGATAGCACGCGTAATAATATCATTGCAGGTCAAGAATTTTCTGCTGTCCAAACATCATATTACGGATACGCTTATGACAAAAACACCATGCAAAATTATATGATACAAAATGCCTTTCTTGAATATCTCTACAATGACAGAATCTATTTTCGTTTAGGACGATATGAATCTGGCACAGCTGGAGCTAATCATAATCAAAAAGTGGGTGAATATTTTAGCGGTTACACGCAAGGAGCAGAGGGCTATATCCGATTAGGAATAACTAGAATCTGGGGCTTTTGGTCAAACCGCCGCGGATTTGCTTATGATGAGTTTTTCAATGACTTTTACCGCGTGCATGGGGTTGATAAAAATGGGAATGGTCGACAAACTTATGCTGCTGGAATTGACTTCAATACAACAAAATTCACCGCTTCATTATTTTCTTATGGTGTTACAGGAAAAGTAGTCGCTCCGGGTATTAGCCTTACTTATGATACCAATCCGGATTTTGCTTTTAGAGGATTGCGCTCAATTACAAAAATCCGCACAATTGTCCCTATGGCTTTGGGACTTGAAGGTGAATTTTGGGGAGAGAGCGCATCAGTGCGACAGAATCAATGGAGAGGTATTGAAAAAACGACAGCCACACTTTATATAGAACAAAAATTTGATCTCTCAAAGTTTAATTTCGGTGCGGGTTACTATCAAAATTTTGGCAACGCTAATGCCCACATTGGGACATGGGGGAATCCTCTACTATCGACAATTGATATTTGGACAGCAAGTGCTTACGACATCGGGCAAGCACTTTCAGACATTGTAGGAAAAGATGCAATTACAGGCTATGGCTTTGTAGGAGGAGACTACAATGTCTTTCATTGGAAAATTATCGCAAGAGGCACGAAAAGCGAACGAAGCGATGAGCAAAGCGTAGGGCTATCATTAAATTATCGTATTCGTGATGATTTGTTCATTGGTGGTAAAATAGAATGGTTTAGTGATACAACCAAAGCAGGTTATAGTCCTATCGCTGGATATGCTGGAGAAAATGCAGGTGTGCTAAGTAAAAATCGCACTGATGATCGCAGTCATGCGTTTTTCTACATTCACCACCATTTTTAA
- the dxr gene encoding 1-deoxy-D-xylulose-5-phosphate reductoisomerase, giving the protein MILLGSTGSIGTNALEVAQSFHIPIESLCAGKNIALLNTQIQAHRPRNVCIADKNDAPKLIKGDYKLFFGNQGILELIQSSKSNLVLNALVGFIGLEPSLKALECNKKLALANKESLVSGGWLLQKAPITPIDSEHFGLWYLINQRPIKKLYITASGGAFRDAPLESIATATPKQALKHPNWEMGRKITIDSASMANKLFEILEAFWLFGSTNIDAYIEPSSNVHALIEFLDGSITAHISKPHMKLPIAYALDNKQALKQSFIQPTSLCDLQLSFAPIDTQRYPLWCLKDEILSNPKKGIVLNASNEIAVEAFLKGSIDFGRIAPLVFEAIDTFHHLGELKDIESIIELDLRVREFTLRNI; this is encoded by the coding sequence ATGATATTACTAGGTAGCACAGGTTCGATTGGGACAAACGCCCTCGAAGTTGCTCAAAGTTTCCATATACCCATAGAATCTCTATGTGCGGGTAAAAACATTGCTTTACTCAATACACAGATTCAAGCTCATCGTCCGCGTAATGTCTGCATTGCCGATAAAAATGACGCTCCTAAACTCATCAAAGGCGACTATAAGCTTTTCTTTGGGAATCAAGGCATTTTGGAGCTTATCCAATCAAGCAAAAGCAATCTTGTGCTGAATGCTCTTGTCGGATTTATCGGTTTAGAGCCAAGCCTCAAAGCCTTAGAATGCAATAAAAAACTTGCTCTAGCTAATAAAGAATCCCTTGTCAGCGGGGGTTGGTTACTCCAAAAAGCACCCATTACACCTATTGATAGCGAGCATTTTGGATTATGGTATCTGATTAATCAACGCCCTATCAAGAAGCTTTATATCACTGCAAGCGGCGGAGCATTTCGCGATGCGCCTTTAGAATCTATCGCCACAGCTACACCAAAGCAAGCCCTCAAGCACCCAAATTGGGAAATGGGGCGCAAAATCACTATTGATTCTGCGAGTATGGCAAACAAGCTTTTTGAGATACTTGAGGCATTTTGGCTATTTGGTTCTACGAATATTGATGCGTATATTGAGCCAAGCTCAAATGTGCATGCGCTGATAGAATTTCTTGATGGAAGTATCACTGCGCACATCAGTAAGCCTCATATGAAGCTACCTATTGCCTATGCTTTGGATAATAAGCAAGCCTTAAAACAATCTTTTATCCAGCCGACTTCGCTTTGCGATTTGCAATTATCATTTGCACCTATTGACACGCAACGATACCCTTTGTGGTGCTTAAAAGATGAAATCCTCTCAAATCCCAAAAAAGGGATTGTTCTCAATGCTAGTAATGAAATAGCAGTTGAAGCATTTTTAAAAGGCAGTATCGATTTTGGGCGTATTGCGCCTCTTGTATTTGAGGCGATAGATACTTTTCATCATCTAGGGGAACTTAAAGATATAGAATCCATTATCGAGCTTGACCTTAGGGTAAGAGAATTTACCCTAAGGAATATTTAG
- a CDS encoding Mrp/NBP35 family ATP-binding protein: MAYQTKEQVIEVLKQVIYPNFSKDIVSFGFVKEVNVGKDSISVTIDIPSSSQEVIDALRKDVVAKIQDSNLTLVINPPKPAHKPQPTTKNLAPHIKHFVMVSSGKGGVGKSTTSVNLAIALAQQGQKVGLLDADIYGPNIPRMLGLNVNKAEVDEDQKKLIPLKAFGVEMMSMGVLYDEGQSLIWRGPMIMRAIEQMLTDVLWSDLDVLVIDMPPGTGDAQLTLAQSVPVSAGVVVTTPQKVSLDDSARSMDMFDKLKIPIAGVIENMSGFICPNCGTEYDIFGKGTSEILTHQYDTTLLAQVPLEPKVREGGDNGKPIVFFEPHSQSAKAYMNAAIKIWDFLQKVKHHNLADNREIQPTQMAR, encoded by the coding sequence ATGGCATATCAAACAAAAGAACAAGTTATAGAAGTTTTGAAACAAGTGATTTACCCTAATTTTTCAAAAGATATTGTAAGTTTTGGGTTTGTAAAAGAAGTCAATGTGGGAAAAGATAGTATAAGCGTAACTATTGATATACCTTCAAGCTCTCAAGAAGTTATAGATGCGCTTAGAAAAGATGTCGTTGCAAAGATTCAAGATTCTAATCTTACGCTTGTGATCAATCCTCCCAAACCTGCTCATAAGCCTCAACCTACGACTAAGAATCTCGCTCCACATATTAAGCATTTTGTCATGGTGAGTTCAGGAAAAGGAGGTGTGGGTAAATCCACAACAAGTGTGAATCTTGCTATCGCCCTTGCGCAACAAGGACAAAAGGTCGGATTACTTGATGCTGATATTTATGGTCCAAATATCCCGCGTATGCTTGGGTTGAATGTCAATAAAGCCGAAGTTGATGAGGATCAAAAAAAGCTTATCCCACTCAAAGCTTTTGGCGTAGAAATGATGAGTATGGGTGTGCTTTATGATGAAGGGCAAAGTTTGATTTGGCGAGGTCCGATGATTATGCGTGCGATTGAGCAAATGCTTACAGATGTATTATGGAGTGATTTAGATGTGCTTGTCATTGATATGCCACCGGGCACGGGCGATGCACAGCTTACACTTGCTCAAAGTGTCCCTGTGAGTGCCGGTGTGGTCGTAACCACTCCTCAAAAAGTGAGTTTAGATGACAGCGCGAGAAGTATGGATATGTTTGATAAGCTTAAAATCCCTATTGCTGGGGTGATTGAAAATATGAGCGGTTTTATTTGCCCTAATTGTGGAACAGAATATGATATTTTTGGTAAGGGGACAAGCGAGATTCTGACGCATCAATATGATACGACTTTATTAGCTCAAGTGCCTCTTGAACCAAAGGTGCGTGAAGGCGGCGATAATGGCAAGCCAATCGTATTTTTTGAGCCACATTCACAGAGTGCAAAGGCTTATATGAACGCAGCCATTAAGATTTGGGATTTTTTGCAAAAAGTCAAACATCATAACCTTGCTGACAATCGTGAGATTCAGCCTACACAAATGGCACGCTAG
- a CDS encoding polysaccharide deacetylase family protein, translated as MMNKRKVFISFVVIFLVSVFSVIAYQKLHSLRDSHLAYTKPIPSVEQIEHKYQDQKPSEWSEDFEGITSRLLPRPKSPRVYLTFDACGGEYDKALIDYLIQEQIPATLFINSRWIDKHHDAFMELAHNPLFSIQNHGTLHRPLSVNGREIYHIKGTNSIQEVYEEIMQNDALITKLTGTRPRYFRSGTAYYDDIAVKIAKDLGYQIGGFDVLGDGGATFSTARIIEQAKQARDGSILIYHFNKPQGDTFEGIKKIVPLLRQRGFTFEKL; from the coding sequence ATGATGAATAAGCGAAAAGTTTTTATTAGTTTTGTTGTTATTTTCCTTGTCAGTGTATTTTCGGTTATCGCCTACCAAAAACTCCACTCTTTGCGGGATTCTCACCTCGCTTATACAAAGCCTATCCCAAGTGTGGAGCAGATTGAACATAAATATCAGGATCAAAAACCTTCCGAATGGAGTGAAGACTTTGAGGGGATCACTTCACGACTTCTCCCTCGTCCAAAATCCCCACGAGTTTATCTCACATTTGACGCGTGTGGCGGAGAATATGATAAAGCCTTGATTGATTATCTTATCCAAGAGCAGATTCCTGCTACACTTTTTATCAATTCGCGCTGGATTGACAAACATCACGATGCGTTTATGGAATTAGCACACAATCCCCTTTTTTCGATTCAAAATCATGGCACACTTCACCGCCCCCTAAGTGTCAATGGACGCGAGATTTATCATATCAAAGGCACAAATTCTATCCAAGAAGTCTATGAGGAAATTATGCAAAATGATGCGCTTATCACCAAGCTTACCGGCACACGCCCACGCTATTTTCGTTCGGGGACTGCTTATTATGATGATATAGCTGTTAAAATTGCTAAAGATTTGGGGTATCAAATCGGAGGTTTTGATGTTTTAGGAGATGGGGGAGCGACATTTTCTACCGCAAGAATTATAGAGCAAGCTAAACAAGCAAGAGATGGTTCGATTCTCATTTACCATTTCAACAAACCTCAAGGTGATACATTCGAGGGTATCAAAAAAATTGTGCCTCTTTTGCGTCAAAGGGGCTTTACTTTTGAAAAGCTTTGA
- a CDS encoding AEC family transporter, producing MLLAIYSVCVFVCIGYIAKLLRLVGNRESGILLGFLLNFALPAQIFNGTYHAHIDIMFLQVCLIGFLCSIGGGLALFGIGKILKVSRDSLITMSFMGAFGNTLFLGLPIVNGALGEAYANKVIIYDQIVTGIPIAFLAPLILSMGGKGGFRPRAVALRLFQSPLFLALLMGLLLKAFPISIPDELFLPLKSLAQTATPVALFAIGVQMSLKGIKEEWRLTMVCLLGKMLVAPLLLFLFVILMIGEFDDLLRMALIEVAMPPVVSAGAIVIKAGLNAKLAVSAIAFGILLSFISVPIWLYFT from the coding sequence ATGCTACTTGCTATTTATAGTGTTTGTGTATTTGTTTGTATCGGTTATATCGCTAAACTCTTGCGCCTCGTGGGAAATAGAGAAAGCGGAATCTTGCTTGGATTCTTGTTAAACTTTGCATTACCTGCACAAATCTTTAATGGGACTTACCATGCACACATTGATATAATGTTTTTGCAAGTCTGCCTCATCGGATTTCTCTGTTCTATCGGTGGAGGATTAGCACTCTTTGGTATTGGCAAGATTCTTAAAGTCAGTCGGGATTCTCTTATCACTATGAGCTTTATGGGAGCTTTTGGTAACACACTTTTTCTCGGTCTGCCTATCGTCAATGGAGCTTTAGGAGAGGCGTATGCCAATAAAGTAATTATTTATGATCAAATTGTTACGGGGATTCCCATTGCTTTTTTAGCTCCTTTGATTCTTAGTATGGGTGGCAAAGGAGGTTTTCGTCCTCGTGCAGTGGCTTTAAGGCTTTTTCAAAGCCCACTTTTTCTTGCTTTATTGATGGGACTTTTACTCAAAGCATTTCCTATATCTATTCCTGATGAGCTTTTTCTCCCTCTCAAAAGTCTTGCTCAAACTGCAACTCCTGTCGCACTTTTTGCCATTGGTGTGCAAATGAGTTTAAAAGGCATTAAGGAAGAATGGCGTTTGACAATGGTGTGTTTATTGGGTAAAATGCTTGTCGCTCCTTTGCTATTATTTTTATTTGTTATATTGATGATTGGGGAATTTGATGATTTGTTGCGCATGGCATTAATTGAGGTAGCAATGCCACCTGTTGTAAGCGCAGGAGCGATTGTCATTAAAGCGGGGTTAAATGCCAAACTTGCAGTCAGCGCAATTGCGTTTGGAATCTTGCTTAGTTTTATCAGTGTCCCTATTTGGCTTTATTTCACTTAA